One genomic segment of Myxococcales bacterium includes these proteins:
- a CDS encoding PAS domain S-box protein: MTDEDERADDVHFRALVEAAPDGVVVSRRGVVLFANAAALRLLGCQEPSDLVGRSMGEFLSPDDMRVMQERIMASRGGESLGPRTYRAKRKDGGEVAAEITSLPLPWEGGPAVIAFARDVTERARLEAELARAERLASVGTLATGLAHEINNPLAFALLSLDRLRRVATGEADEDGRRQVEGILSDVRGGLDRVAAIVRDLRAFARDGDGRSGSANLATVVGDVRRLVAHEVEPRARLAVEVGELPRVRGDALRIEQVLVNLIVNAAQSFARPAPENLIALSADCERSGRVVVTVRDNGEGMASDVLARAFDPFFTTKAGSGSGLGLWICHTIVEKLGGKLTLESRLGGGTTARLELASADDVDAILAAPRSERVSAPARRSVLVVDDEPALLRTVQALLSDRFQVEVATSGDQAIHRLTGDAPPDVVLCDVQMPGVSGVDVFTRVARERPGLEDRIVFMSGGSFLDDTVQFLASVPNRRIEKPFSISALEAALLEGPPSSRA; this comes from the coding sequence ATGACGGACGAAGACGAACGCGCGGACGACGTGCATTTTCGGGCCCTCGTGGAGGCGGCGCCCGATGGCGTCGTCGTCTCGCGTCGGGGGGTCGTCCTCTTCGCGAACGCCGCGGCGTTGCGGCTGCTGGGTTGCCAAGAGCCCTCCGACCTCGTCGGCCGCTCGATGGGGGAGTTTCTTTCGCCCGACGACATGCGCGTGATGCAAGAGCGCATCATGGCGAGCCGCGGCGGCGAAAGCCTCGGTCCTCGTACGTATCGCGCGAAGCGCAAAGATGGCGGCGAGGTCGCCGCCGAGATCACCTCGCTGCCGCTACCCTGGGAAGGCGGCCCGGCGGTCATCGCCTTTGCACGCGACGTGACCGAGCGCGCCCGCCTTGAGGCCGAGTTGGCGCGCGCCGAACGCCTCGCCTCGGTGGGGACGTTGGCGACGGGCCTCGCGCACGAGATCAACAATCCGCTGGCCTTTGCGCTCTTGAGTCTCGATCGCCTCCGTCGCGTCGCGACCGGCGAGGCCGATGAAGACGGGCGTCGCCAAGTCGAGGGAATCCTCTCCGACGTGCGCGGTGGCCTCGATCGCGTGGCCGCCATCGTCCGCGACCTTCGCGCCTTCGCTCGCGACGGTGACGGTCGCAGCGGAAGCGCGAACCTCGCGACGGTGGTCGGCGACGTTCGTCGCCTCGTCGCTCACGAGGTCGAGCCGCGCGCTCGGCTCGCGGTCGAGGTTGGTGAGCTCCCGCGTGTTCGCGGCGACGCGCTCCGCATCGAGCAGGTCCTCGTGAACCTCATCGTGAACGCGGCGCAGTCCTTCGCGCGGCCGGCCCCCGAGAACCTCATCGCGCTCTCGGCGGACTGCGAGCGATCCGGCCGCGTCGTCGTGACCGTGCGCGACAACGGTGAAGGCATGGCGAGCGACGTCCTCGCGCGGGCCTTCGATCCATTCTTTACGACGAAGGCCGGCTCCGGCAGCGGCCTCGGTCTCTGGATCTGCCACACCATCGTCGAGAAGCTCGGCGGCAAGCTCACACTCGAGAGCCGCCTCGGCGGTGGCACCACGGCGCGGCTCGAGCTCGCCTCCGCCGACGACGTCGACGCGATCCTCGCCGCGCCTCGGAGCGAGCGCGTCAGCGCTCCCGCCCGGCGCTCGGTGCTGGTCGTAGACGACGAGCCGGCGCTCCTCCGAACGGTTCAGGCGCTCTTGTCGGATCGTTTCCAAGTGGAGGTGGCCACCTCTGGCGACCAAGCCATTCATCGACTGACGGGAGACGCCCCGCCCGACGTGGTCCTCTGCGATGTGCAAATGCCCGGCGTGAGCGGCGTCGACGTCTTCACGCGCGTTGCGCGGGAGCGCCCGGGCCTTGAGGATCGCATCGTCTTCATGTCGGGCGGGAGCTTCCTCGATGACACGGTTCAGTTTCTCGCGAGCGTGCCGAACCGTCGCATCGAGAAGCCCTTCTCGATCTCCGCGCTCGAGGCGGCGCTCTTGGAGGGCCCGCCGAGCTCTCGGGCCTAG
- a CDS encoding superoxide dismutase family protein: protein MRLTSIATRRLTGLLVLGVSVAAALYGCSSDETTAKPTTSTTTDGGGGSDATSSTDSGGTKDTGTTTTPDTGTVVDAGPKTALASIQPTTVGGTASGSATFVENAGGGATVTITIAGASPGPHGIHIHANGDCSTGDAGTPDGAAPAPGTGAGPHWNSLDASHGYPDAAVHHIGDMGNIEIGAGGSGTLVLTNPNWTVTAGPNSVVGHAIIFHNGVDDGVSQPAGDAGSRGSCGIIAAN from the coding sequence ATGCGATTGACTTCGATTGCGACGCGACGATTGACGGGCTTGCTTGTGCTGGGCGTAAGCGTGGCGGCCGCGCTCTACGGTTGCTCGAGCGACGAGACCACGGCGAAGCCGACGACCTCGACCACGACCGACGGCGGCGGCGGCAGCGATGCCACGTCGAGCACCGACTCGGGTGGAACCAAGGACACCGGCACGACGACCACCCCGGACACCGGCACCGTCGTCGACGCGGGCCCGAAGACGGCTTTGGCGAGCATTCAACCGACGACCGTGGGCGGCACCGCCAGCGGCAGCGCGACGTTCGTCGAGAACGCGGGCGGCGGCGCGACGGTGACCATCACCATCGCCGGCGCTTCGCCCGGGCCGCACGGCATCCACATTCACGCCAACGGCGATTGCTCGACGGGCGACGCCGGCACGCCTGACGGCGCTGCGCCCGCTCCCGGCACCGGCGCCGGTCCACACTGGAACTCGCTCGACGCGAGCCACGGCTACCCCGACGCGGCCGTCCACCACATCGGCGACATGGGCAACATCGAGATCGGGGCCGGCGGCAGCGGCACGTTGGTTCTCACGAATCCGAACTGGACCGTCACGGCGGGCCCGAACTCGGTCGTCGGTCACGCGATCATCTTCCACAACGGCGTCGACGACGGCGTCAGCCAGCCTGCCGGCGATGCCGGCTCGCGCGGGTCTTGCGGCATCATCGCCGCCAACTGA
- a CDS encoding VOC family protein has protein sequence MPIVPDMIGIVVADLPRAIRFYRLIGLAFPDVAPGEDFVQVTTDNGYRISLNSQELDKSLTPNWEPPRGQRVTLAFRCDSPAHVDATFRAVVEAGHEGLKAPWDAFWGQRYAMVQDPDGAVISLFAPLG, from the coding sequence ATGCCCATTGTCCCGGACATGATCGGTATCGTTGTGGCGGACTTGCCCCGCGCCATTCGGTTCTATCGCCTGATTGGTTTGGCCTTCCCCGACGTTGCTCCCGGCGAAGACTTCGTCCAGGTGACGACGGACAACGGCTACCGCATTTCGCTCAACTCGCAGGAGCTCGACAAGTCGCTGACGCCAAACTGGGAACCGCCGAGAGGGCAGCGGGTCACGCTAGCCTTTCGCTGCGACTCGCCGGCGCATGTCGACGCGACCTTTAGGGCGGTCGTGGAGGCCGGGCACGAGGGGCTCAAGGCGCCGTGGGATGCCTTCTGGGGCCAACGTTATGCGATGGTGCAGGATCCCGACGGCGCGGTGATCAGCCTTTTCGCGCCCCTTGGGTAG